A genomic region of Oncorhynchus mykiss isolate Arlee chromosome 2, USDA_OmykA_1.1, whole genome shotgun sequence contains the following coding sequences:
- the LOC110537646 gene encoding multiple epidermal growth factor-like domains protein 8 isoform X1, with product MASLLHVPLLGLLLVAVAPGCWAGDCKGHRQVLRGPPGYVTDGPGNYSVNGNCEWLIKAPSSNYRIVLNFTFMETECTYDYLFVYDGDSYQSPLLASLSGNTLPQPIEAKSGKMLLHLFSDANYNLLGFNATYLFSVCPGACGGHGRCDTASSLCQCHLGWGGADCNTPLCPQACILHGTCDKRGERCLCSSDFLGQSCQLGLRDDSGVGQWWQVSGGDPYMPPRTGSAGVYLSSTGAMYLFGGFDLNRALGDLVKYNFSLNQWENRSYGHSPAARHSHTAVEWKGNMVIFGGELMSGALASDVWMYRPIQEDWQQLGQSHSPGAPRVANHAASVVDNYLYIFGGRTEEDMFSSSLYRFDLRESGVWEAVQPTGGKPPATAGHSMVFHPPSRALLVYGGHRPTTARFSVRVNSTDVFHVDRRFWTSFRSRFPATGPRERAFHSATIIGNYMVVYGGNVHIHYQEEKCYDEEIFFYHLGCHQWVSAGSSLQHRGESVRGRYSHVAAVMEGRVLLVAGGYSGIARGDLVAYKVPLFVSSDPGDRVSQEDAVCAEAPDESMCLKNPECSWCEGRCREYQPTNPCGSTGCLGLARFLSDCQSCLVFSGAPGSLPRAPGDFGWCVQNESCLPVSDQSACRVDQISGAYGWWGERTRFLTSLLSCRTDNYVPGLHLLTFQHPRNDSQPDKVSILRSTSIILSPTTEMDVTLQFRGFIHPLWGAPPPAPPPTETVSMWARIQRLHFEARMAAGPNSLQLKEVVGHWAAHQEKETKLLSRPDMGRLFPNLTRGNRYLVQAEGYLNNSGSGQTSEMALTWNRTALPGGSEISFLFLEPYRSGSCSGYQSCLACLSDQSCGWCPSLGRCLLRALPALEPCPEDQGGGECHLLLAPPQCTLCEEYRDCSACTQDHYCEWQINSSKKGDYQCSRRGKLDGSIRDPGGCPKVCNQRRTCGECLSNSSQCAWCESAQACFYFAAYLTKYPYGECRDWYDSVHSVPQCKQCSALVTCTDCLQTFQCGWCGDYNNPTIGRCLRGDWGGMDDASVYNCSVAVDEVRATSPEPQTLAPPRPMEMEMELEHMEERERDPVWSYPSCPDVEECRLGLHSCHPFATCVNTPTSFECHCERGYTGDGTLHCNQTCYNECREGQCSGSPRFECECSLGWTSDPATLVLSGVECDVDCGCNFHSTCITAPGICDHCQDWTMGLQCEHCRPGSFGSALAGGGGCVPCQCNGHGGPLLGYCHNQTGQCYCTHHTQGPHCESCLPGYYGDPRNNGTCFRQCQGRSVILSHQSPLSELPISSSLGWRGGVGGKGGLSHCLWVLSVSENLVPCVPGKLCPPVALTLHPDSYTQCTSSYVYVFDGLPRFLSNGVVHSDHNLIGAFCGTTRTQPITVEATSGVISVYFEANVSSDRPQGFNASFWVRRCRQGSEAGEDGSPVCQGGAQCSGGLCQCTQGYGGPYCDRPLCPEGCGLAEGRGSCNLSLGVCVCADGWGGSDCSTPLDSSSLVWETLLDTQLTANQAHRFLHRMGHSLVSGPQGNLWMYGGLSLSEGILGNVYRYSVLERRWTQMLTSSVEEGSTPSPRYHHASALLASHEPLSGGQGATHNLMLVVGGVTQKGVAVDTWSLNLSSLVWRQHKSSVLPPVAGHTLTVRRDSSMLLIGGYSPENGFNHHLLEFNIHSGNWTVAPHTGTPPTGLYGHSAVYHEQTDAVYVFGGYRFHVETVEPSGELYSLYYANLTWSLLVPSQGNKPLSRFFHAAALIKDTMVIVGGRTGVEDYSNTVYLYQINCNTWIQPDSAVGEPVNRSVSLAMAAWGGRLFLSGGFNGVTLGRLLTLTLPSDPCALLPTPEACNTTTGSCVWCRGTCAASDTAERLGCSIGQSPCSPTPRLPDQCRRLKTCSECLARHPRTFSSPSQSQSALQCKWCTNCPEGACISSTVSCTSEHDCRINQREIFLSSNCTETSCEASDCPKCTASGKCMWTRQFKRTGETRRILSVNPTYDWTCFSYALLNVSPMQVESSPPLPCPPPCHHLSTCNLCLGSRGSDGGWQHCVWSMALQQCVSPSFVPLRCEAGQCGRLLSGGDSCSPQCAQLTQCSQCIACPQCGWCAARGGNGAGRCQQGGLNGVSEGVCPQGNSSWSFLHCPEEDECANGHHHCNVTQDCHDLTQGYHCTCKQGYVLSRVSGQCEPVCAQGCVNGTCVSPGVCQCHFGFVGDNCSSQCRCNKHSNCKGVSEPDKCLECKNNTMGDHCEKCKPLYVGLAVGGGTCRPCREFCRGNSAVCLSRDEHKRALDHPQDHPLDPDSIVQWVSEGPTEDSAVCVSCQNNSVGDKCESCLSGYFLLQGNCDKCQCNGHADTCNEHDGTGCPCQNNTETSSCLSSPQSDRKDCYRTQCAKCKDSFNGTPVNGRQCYRQFNVDNECCFDPTSQTNCFHDPTIRNLPKGRTVFFAAQPKFTNVDIRVTIDVTFGEVEVYVSNSHDTFIVEVDLHTGIHAIKIEDESVARGGASGGDKETPPSPMKVYANSSSSLGGAMLPNTPLQLHAKPQGADREVREAKTEGLISYITVWKPQTVLIVRGVRDRVVITFPHEVHSLKSSRFYIALRGVGAEERRGESQGLLFLRQDQAHIDLFVFFSVFFSCFFLFLSVCVLLWKIKQFMDFRREQRRHIQEMTKMASRPFAKLTVYLEPEEPQLIYLPSTGGGGVGGSAVSLAHARTGKLGGIVVGQRGRAGAISYKHEPGSGPTVHHHLTLGGGGNSGQHLPLHYLNTHQYVPTNTTASHPHHHPSSHSGYQHFCRSDPFLSQLMGFSYSTFKVGPITLEPTDDGMAGVATVLIQLPGGILAPNRACLGSALVTLRQNLQEYCGHGNGGGNPGVGGGRKGLLGHQHLTTMAM from the exons gCGGCTCGTCACTCCCACACGGCAGTAGAGTGGAAGGGGAACATGGTGATCTTCGGAGGAGAGCTCATGAGCGGCGCTTTAGCCAGCGACGTCTGGATGTACCGCCCAATCCAGGAGGACTGGCAGCAGCTCGGCCAATCCCATTCGCCCGGGGCACCGAGGGTGGCCAACCATGCAGCATCTGTAGTGGACAACTATCTCTACATATTTGGAG GTCGTACAGAAGAGGATATGTTCTCATCATCTTTGTATCGGTTTGATCTGCGGGAGTCTGGGGTGTGGGAAGCGGTGCAGCCCACCGGGGGGAAGCCTCCCGCCACAGCAGGCCACTCCATGGTGTTTCACCCCCCGTCCCGGGCACTGCTGGTTTACGGGGGCCACAGGCCTACCACCGCCAG gttCAGTGTACGTGTGAACTCCACGGATGTATTCCATGTGGACCGGAGGTTTTGGACCTCGTTCCGTTCCCGTTTCCCAGCCACAGGCCCCAGGGAGAGAGCCTTCCACTCAGCCACCATCATCGGCAACTACATGGTGGTCTATG gggGGAATGTGCACATCCACTACCAGGAAGAGAAGTGTTATGATGAGGAAATCTTCTTCTACCACCTAGGGTGTCACCAGTGGGTGTCAGCTGGGTCGAGCCTCCAACACA GAGGAGAGTCTGTGAGAGGGCGGTACTCCCATGTAGCTGCTGTGATGGAGGGCAGGGTGCTGCTGGTTGCCGGGGGTTACAGTGGTATTGCCCGTGGAGACCTGGTGGCATACAAAGTTCCGCTGTTTGTGAGCAGCGACCCAGGAGACCGGGTGAGTCAAGAA gatgctgtgtgtgCCGAGGCACCAGACGAGAGCATGTGTCTGAAGAACCCAGAATGCAGCTGGTGTGAGGGCCGCTGTCGGGagtaccaacccaccaacccg TGTGGCAGCACAGGGTGCCTGGGCCTGGCCCGCTTTCTGTCTGACTGCCAGTCCTGCCTGGTGTTCAGTGGGGCTCCAGGTTCTCTGCCCCGTGCCCCCGGTGACTTCGGCTGGTGTGTCCAGAACGAGTCCTGCCTACCTGTGTCAG ATCAAAGTGCTTGCCGTGTGGACCAGATCTCAGGGGCGTACGGCTGGTGGGGGGAGCGTACCCGTTTCCTCACCTCACTCCTTTCCTGTCGCACTGACAACTATGTCCCGGGACTGCACCTGCTCACCTTCCAGCACCCCCGCAATGACTCCCAGCCTGACAAG GTGTCCATCCTGCGCAGCACCTCCATCATCCTCAGCCCCACCACAGAGATGGATGTCACCTTGCAGTTCCGGGGCTTCATCCACCCTCTGTGGGGTGCCCCTCCACCTGCACCCCCTCCCACTGAGACAGTTTCCATGTGGGCCCGGATACAGAGGCTACACTTTGAGGCCCGCATGGCTGCTGGACCCAACTCCCTGCAactg aaggAGGTGGTaggtcactgggcagctcaccaGGAGAAGGAGACGAAGCTGCTGTCCCGTCCTGACATGGGTCGTCTGTTTCCCAACCTGACCCGGGGGAACCGCTACCTGGTCCAGGCCGAGGGATACCTCAACAACTCAGGCTCTGGACAGACCAGTGAGATGGCCCTGACCTGGAACAGAACCGCTCTGCCCGGTGGAAGT gAGATTTCCTTCCTGTTCTTGGAGCCGTACCGTTCTGGCTCTTGCTCGGGGTACCAGTCTTGCTTGGCATGTCTGTCAGACCAGTCCTGTGGCTGGTGCCCGTCTCTGGGCCGCTGTCTGTTACGTGCCCTACCTGCCCTGGAGCCCTGCCCAGAGGACCAGGGGGGAGGGGAATGCCACCTGCTGCTGGCCCCTCCACAATGCACCCTCTGTGAGGAGTACAGGGACTGCTCCGCCTGCACTCAG GACCACTACTGTGAGTGGCAGATCAACTCCAGCAAGAAGGGTGATTACCAATGCAGCCGACGGGGGAAACTGGATGGATCCATTCGCGACCCAGGGGGGTGCCCTAAAGTCTGCAACCA GAGGAGGACGTGTGGGGAGTGTCTGTCTAACTCCAGTCAGTGTGCGTGGTGTGAGTCAGCCCAGGCCTGCTTCTACTTCGCTGCCTACCTCACCAAGTATCCCTACGGAGAGTGCAGGGACTGGTATGACAG TGTTCACTCAGTGCCCCAGTGTAAGCAGTGCTCAGCTCTGGTCACCTGTACAGACTGTCTCCAGACGTTTCAGTGCGGCTGGTGTGGAGACTACAACAACCCCACCATCGGCAGGTGTCTACGAGGAGACTGGGGAGGGATGGACGACGCCTCTGTGTATAACTGCAGTGTGGCTGTGGATGAAGTACGGGCTACCAG tCCTGAGCCCCAGACCTTGGCCCCCCCGCGGCccatggagatggagatggagctgGAAcacatggaggagagggagagggacccAGTCTGGTCCTACCCCAGCTGTCCTGATGTGGAGGAATGCAGGCTGGGCCTCCACAGCTGCCACCCCTTCGCCACCTGTGTCAACACCCCCACCTCCTTTGAGTGCCACTGTGAGAGGGGCTACACCGGGGACGGCACCCTGCACTGCAACCAGAc TTGTTATAATGAGTGTCGTGAGGGCCAGTGCAGCGGCAGCCCGCGGTTCGAGTGTGAGTGTTCCCTGGGCTGGACATCTGACCCAGCCACACTGGTGCTGAGCGGGGTGGAGTGTGACGTGGACTGTGGCTGTAACTTCCACAGCACCTGTATCACTGCCCCAGGCATCTGTGACCACTGCCAGG ATTGGACAATGGGTCTCCAGTGTGAGCACTGTCGACCAGGGAGTTTTGGTTCTGCGCTGGCCGGGGGCGGGGGCTGTGTGCCCTGCCAGTGTAACGGCCATGGAGGCCCCCTCCTGGGCTACTGCCACAATCAGACAGGCCAATGCTACTGCACACACCACACCCAGGGACCACACTGTGAATCGTGCTTGCCTGGATACTACGGAGACCCCAG GAATAATGGCACCTGTTTCCGTCAGTGTCAGGGGCGCTCTGTGATCCTGTCCCACCAGTCACCCCTCTCTGAGCTCCCCATCTCGTCCTCCCTGGGGTGGCGAGGGGGCGTCGGGGGGAAGGGGGGACTCTCCCACTGTCTGTgggtcctgtctgtctctgagaaCCTGGTCCCCTGTGTGCCGGGCAAGCTGTGCCCTCCTGTGGCTCTCACCCTGCACCCAGACTCCTACACACAGTGCACT agctcCTACGTTTACGTGTTTGACGGCCTGCCTCGTTTCTTGAGCAACGGGGTGGTGCACTCGGACCACAACCTGATTGGCGCATTCTGTGGGACGACCCGGACTCAGCCAATCACTGTGGAGGCCACTTCAG GTGTGATTTCTGTGTACTTTGAGGCCAATGTCTCGTCCGACCGCCCTCAGGGTTTCAACGCCTCCTTCTGGGTGCGGCGCTGTCGCCAGGGTTCTGAGGCGGGGGAGGATGGGTCACCTGTATGCCAGGGAGGGGCGCAGTGCAGCGGGGGGCTGTGCCAGTGTACTCAGGGGTATGGGGGACCGTACTGCGACAGGCCCCTCTGTCCCGAGGGCTGTGGGCTAGCAGAGGGCCGAGGCTCCTGTAACTTG tctctgggagtgtgtgtgtgtgcagacggTTGGGGCGGCTCTGACTGCTCCACCCCTCTGGACTCCAGCAGCCTAGTTTGGGAAACCCTACTGGACACACAGCTCACAGCG AACCAGGCCCACAGGTTCCTCCACCGGATGGGCCATTCTCTAGTGTCTGGACCCCAGGGGAACCTCTGGATGTATGGAGGCCTTTCTCTCTCAGAGGGCATCCTGGGAAACGTCTacag GTACTCTGTGTTGGAGCGGCGCTGGACTCAGATGCTGACCAGCTCAGTGGAGGAAGGCTCCACCCCCAGCCCCCGGTACCACCACGCCTCTGCCCTTCTGGCCAGTCACGAGCCTCTCTCCGGCGGTCAAGGAGCTACTCACAACCTCATGCTGGTGGTGGGCGGTGTCACGCAGAAGGGTGTCGCCGTGGATACGTGGAGCCTCAACCTCAGCAGTCTGGTGTGGCGACAGCACAAG AGCTCAGTGCTGCCACCGGTGGCAGGTCATACTCTAACGGTGCGTCGGGACTCCTCTATGCTGCTCATCGGAGGTTACTCTCCAGAGAACGGCTTCAACCATCACCTGCTGGAGTTCAACATCCACTCTGGCAACTGGACTGTCGCCCCCCACACCGGCACACCTCCTACAG GTCTGTATGGCCACTCGGCTGTGTACCACGAGCAGACGGACGCCGTGTACGTGTTCGGAGGCTACCGCTTCCACGTGGAGACAGTGGAGCCCTCAGGAGagctctacagtctctattatgcCAACCTCACCTGGTCCCTACTGGTCCCCTCACAGGGGAATAAG cccctgtcccgTTTCTTCCACGCTGCAGCCCTGATAAAAGACACCATGGTGATTGTGGGAGGGAGAACAGGAGTGGAGGACTACAGCAACACGGTGTATCTGTACCAGATCAACTGTAACACCTGGATACAGCCAG actcGGCGGTGGGCGAGCCGGTTAACCGTTCAGTGTCTCTGGCCATGGCGGCCTGGGGTGGGCGGCTGTTCCTCTCTGGGGGGTTCAACGGGGTCACCCTGGGGCGTCTTCTCACCCTGACCCTTCCCTCTGACCCCTGTGCCTTGCTGCCCACGCCCGAGGCCTGCAACACCACCACAGGCAGTTGTGTCTGGTGCAGGGGCACCTGCGCCGCCTCTGATACTGCTGAGAG actggGCTGTTCCATTGGTCAGTCTCCCTGCTCCCCCACCCCTCGTCTACCAGACCAGTGTCGCAGACTGAAGACCTGCAGTGAGTGTCTGGCACGCCACCCCAGGACCTTCTCTAGCCCCTCACAG TCCCAGTCTGCTCTGCAGTGTAAGTGGTGCACCAACTGTCCAGAGGGAGCATGCATCAGCAGTACAGTCAGCTGTACCTCAGAACACGACTGCAGGATCAACCAGAGAGAGATCTTCCTGTCCAGCAACTGTACTGAGACCAGCTGTGAGGCCTCCGACTGCCCCAAGTGCACCGCCTCAGGGAAGTGCATGTGGACACGCCAGTTCAAACGCACCG GCGAGACCAGGCGCATCCTGAGTGTGAACCCCACCTACGACTGGACGTGCTTCAGCTACGCCCTGCTCAACGTGTCCCCCATGCAGGTGgagtcctcccctcctctgccctgcCCGCCCCCCTGCCACCACCTCAGCACCTGCAACCTCTGCCTGGGCTCCCGGGGCTCAGACGGGGGCTGGCAGCACTGTGTGTGGAGCATGGCACTGCAGCAG tgtGTGAGTCCGTCCTTCGTGCCTCTGCGCTGTGAGGCGGGtcagtgtggtcgtctgctgtcTGGTGGGGACTCTTGCTCCCCCCAGTGCGCTCAGCTTACCCAGTGCTCTCAGTGCATCGCCTGTCCCCAGTGTGGCTGGTGTGCTGCCCGGGGGGGCAACGGGGCTGGACGCTGCCAGCAGGGAGGCCTCAACG GTGTGAGTGAGGGAGTGTGTCCCCAGGGAAACAGCAGCTGGTCCTTCCTCCACTGCCCAGAGGAGGATGAGTGTGCCAACGGCCACCACCACTGTAACGTCACCCAGGACTGCCATGACCTGACCCAGGGATACCACTGCACCTGCAAGCAGGGCTACGTTCTCAGCCG TGTGTCAGGCCAGTGTGAGCCGGTCTGTGCTCAGGGCTGTGTCAACGGGACCTGTGTGTCCCCGGGAGTGTGTCAGTGTCACTTTGGCTTTGTGGGGGACAACTGCTCGTCTCAGTGTCGTTGTAACAAACACAGCAACTGTAAAGGAGTGTCTGAGCCTGACAAGTGTCTGGAGTGTAAAAACAACACTATG GGTGATCACTGTGAGAAGTGTAAGCCCCTGTATGTGGGGTTGGCGGTGGGCGGGGGGACGTGTCGCCCCTGTCGGGAGTTCTGCAGGGGGAACAGCGCAGTGTGTCTGTCCCGGGACGAACACAAGAGGGCGCTAGACCACCCCCAAGACCACCCTCTGGACCCAGACAGC ATTGTTCAGTGGGTGTCGGAGGGTCCTACAGAGGACTCAGCGGTTTGTGTGAGCTGCCAGAACAACAGTGTGGGGGACAAGTGTGAGAGCTGCCTCAGCGGCTACTTCCTACTGCAGGGGAACTGTGACAA GTGTCAGTGTAACGGCCATGCAGACACGTGTAATGAACATGACGGCACAGGCTGCCCATGTCAGAACAACACAGAGACCTCTTCCTGCCTCAGCAGCCCGCAGAGCGACAGGAAGGACTGCTACAGAACACAG TGCGCCAAGTGCAAAGACTCCTTCAATGGCACACCGGTAAACGGGCGTCAGTGCTACCGCCAGTTCAACGTGGACAATGAGTGCTGCTTCGACCCCACCTCTCAGACAAACTGCTTCCACGACCCCACCATCCGCAATTTGCCCAAGGGACGCACTGTCTTCTTCGCTGCTCAGCCAAAGTTCACCAACGTGGACATCCGGGTCACCATCGACGTGACCTTCGGGGAGGTGGAGGTGTACGTGTCCAACTCCCATGACACCTTCATCGTAGAAGTGGACCTCCACACAGGCATCCACGCCATCAAGATCGAGGACGAGTCGGTGGCCCGAGGTGGGGCGAGCGGAGGGGATAAGGAGACACCTCCGTCACCTATGAAGGTGTATGCCAACTCCTCATCCAGCCTGGGTGGGGCCATGCTCCCCAACACCCCCCTGCAGCTCCACGCCAAGCCCCAGGGGGCGGACAGGGAGGTACGGGAGGCCAAGACGGAGGGGCTCATCTCCTATATCACGGTGTGGAAGCCCCAGACGGTGCTGATTGTTCGAGGTGTCCGTGACCGCGTGGTCATCACCTTCCCCCATGAGGTCCACTCCCTGAAGTCCAGCCGCTTCTACATCGCCCTGCGCGGGGTAGGCGCCGAGGAGAGACGGGGCGAGTCCCAGGGCCTGCTCTTCCTCCGCCAGGACCAGGCTCACATCGACCTGTTCgtcttcttctctgttttcttctcctgcttcttcctcttcctctccgtcTGCGTCCTCCTCTGGAAGATCAAGCAGTTCATGGACTTCCGCCGAGAGCAGAGGCGTCATATCCAGGAAATGACCAAGATGGCATCCAGGCCCTTTGCCAAGCTCACTGTCTATTTGGAGCCAGAGGAGCCCCAGCTCATCTACCTGCCCTCCACAGGGGGCGGAGGGGTGGGGGGCAGTGCCGTGTCCCTGGCCCATGCACGCACAGGCAAGCTGGGGGGCATTGTAGTTGGCCAGAGGGGGCGTGCTGGAGCCATCTCCTACAAACATGAGCCAGGCTCCGGCCCCACCGTCCACCACCACCTTACCCTCGGTGGAGGGGGCAACAGCGGGCAACACCTGCCCCTGCATTACCTCAACACCCACCAGTATGTCCCCACCAACACCACGGCCTcgcacccccaccaccacccatcCTCCCACAGTGGCTACCAGCACTTCTGCCGCTCTGACCCCTTCCTGTCCCAGCTCATGGGCTTCTCCTACTCCACCTTCAAGGTGGGGCCCATCACCCTGGAGCCCACGGACGACGGCATGGCCGGGGTGGCCACCGTCCTCATCCAGCTGCCGGGGGGCATCCTGGCCCCTAATCGTGCCTGCCTGGGGTCCGCCCTGGTCACACTACGGCAAAACCTCCAGGAGTACTGTGGTCACGGCAATGGAGGGGGAAACCCCGGGGTGGGAGGGGGGCGCAAAGGCCTGCTAGGGCATCAGCACCTCACCACTATGGCTatgtag